The following proteins are co-located in the Candidatus Methanogranum gryphiswaldense genome:
- the mtbB gene encoding [dimethylamine--corrinoid protein] Co-methyltransferase: MIEYYTRRGDGKRVTMNKQEIMADLQEGMADACDMGTIPALDANELEKLFEIITDKNRVVGVEPGKEVVLTYDIGQLDFTGDNGNSGNGVDMGRLEAALLHERALGADTFELAHADYSIKPVKPVISNEMHAMEEIQNEIIAPYFYGAMPNMGLYFAPDGPYGNPADLMREYKIEESMAASEAAAEHLARDIEFVGTRIMAAGADGFDFDTTASAGDADCVGTLNGVKALRKACPNAYINVGMAGESVMGIHGMIEFEGDIVAGLYPHQQCKMAQKAGANVFGAVVNTNTSRSLAWNLARSVTFTKECVKQSHIPVHANMGMGVGGIPMCETAPIDAVTRCNKAMVEIAHVDGI; encoded by the coding sequence ATGATAGAGTACTACACAAGAAGGGGTGACGGTAAGAGAGTCACCATGAACAAACAAGAGATCATGGCCGATCTTCAGGAAGGAATGGCCGATGCATGCGATATGGGAACCATCCCCGCACTCGATGCAAATGAGCTTGAGAAGCTTTTTGAGATAATCACTGACAAGAACAGGGTCGTAGGAGTCGAACCTGGGAAAGAGGTCGTTCTTACCTATGATATCGGACAGTTAGATTTCACAGGTGATAATGGAAACAGCGGAAACGGTGTTGACATGGGAAGACTGGAGGCAGCACTTCTCCATGAGAGGGCATTAGGAGCCGATACATTCGAGCTCGCGCACGCCGATTACAGCATCAAGCCAGTCAAGCCAGTCATCTCCAACGAGATGCATGCTATGGAAGAGATCCAGAATGAGATCATCGCACCTTACTTCTACGGTGCAATGCCAAACATGGGTCTTTACTTTGCTCCTGATGGACCGTATGGAAATCCCGCCGACCTGATGAGGGAGTACAAAATAGAGGAATCCATGGCAGCATCCGAGGCAGCCGCAGAGCACCTTGCAAGAGATATCGAGTTCGTAGGAACAAGGATCATGGCAGCAGGTGCTGATGGTTTCGACTTTGATACAACAGCATCTGCGGGTGACGCAGACTGTGTTGGTACATTGAACGGAGTGAAGGCCTTGAGGAAGGCCTGTCCTAACGCGTATATCAACGTTGGAATGGCGGGAGAATCCGTCATGGGAATTCACGGAATGATTGAATTCGAAGGGGATATCGTTGCAGGATTGTATCCTCACCAGCAGTGTAAGATGGCACAGAAGGCAGGAGCCAACGTTTTCGGAGCTGTCGTCAACACAAACACGAGCAGGAGTCTTGCATGGAACCTGGCTCGTTCAGTAACATTCACTAAGGAATGTGTAAAACAGTCACACATACCCGTTCACGCTAACATGGGAATGGGAGTCGGAGGAATTCCGATGTGCGAGACAGCACCTATTGACGCAGTCACAAGGTGTAACAAAGCAATGGTAGAGATTGCTCACGTCGACGGAA
- a CDS encoding B12-binding domain-containing protein, which produces MAYENEKKALHDAMVAYKVPGIQAAVDAARKSGMAPNDIIDALGNGMTDVGVLFERGKLFLPHVLSAAAGMKSAMEVLEPDMRASGVAVKAKSSVVMGTVEGDVHDIGKSICSTMLQCAGFDVHDLGRDVPKNQFVDEVKGGCTFCGMSALMTTTMTVQKDIIEMLKAEGIRDKVTVMVGGAPVTQAYADKIGADVYGETASETTRKVKAL; this is translated from the coding sequence ATGGCATACGAGAACGAAAAAAAAGCATTGCACGACGCAATGGTAGCATACAAGGTACCTGGAATTCAGGCAGCCGTTGATGCAGCAAGGAAGTCTGGAATGGCTCCCAATGACATCATCGATGCACTTGGAAATGGAATGACGGATGTTGGTGTCCTCTTCGAAAGAGGAAAACTATTCCTTCCACACGTTTTGAGTGCGGCTGCCGGTATGAAGAGCGCTATGGAGGTCCTCGAACCCGATATGCGTGCATCCGGAGTAGCCGTTAAGGCAAAGTCGTCCGTGGTCATGGGAACAGTCGAAGGAGACGTCCATGATATCGGAAAATCAATTTGTTCTACAATGCTCCAGTGTGCCGGTTTTGATGTTCACGACCTCGGACGTGATGTTCCAAAGAATCAATTCGTCGATGAAGTAAAAGGTGGATGCACATTCTGCGGAATGTCTGCACTAATGACGACCACGATGACTGTACAAAAGGACATCATCGAGATGCTGAAGGCAGAGGGTATCCGTGACAAAGTTACGGTCATGGTCGGAGGAGCACCTGTCACACAGGCGTATGCCGATAAGATCGGAGCAGACGTCTACGGAGAGACAGCATCAGAAACGACCAGAAAAGTCAAAGCATTATAA
- a CDS encoding aminopeptidase, translated as MDDEKSPGQELEEKLLVKPKTLGEIDNSLLAEAQKFCEGYKEFLNNKTEREVVDYTLPILKKKGYKEYELGKKYATGDKFYVNNRGKNLIMVTVGKKPVSDGLRIGVAHIDSPRLDFKPNPLYEESSMAYFKTHYYGGIKKYQWTAIPLSLHGVVTLNNGKTVKVTIGEDENDPILCITDLLPHLARDQMLKPATKIIDAEQLNILIGCWPYNDEKVSSKVKLNIMNILSEKYGIVERDFLSAELCAVPAFKPCDIGLDRSMVGGYGQDDSVCAYAELMAELDTKKPEFTTVTVFIDKEETGSDGVTGMRSFMFRDFIEDFVSAYGMQVRHVLKRSMCLSCDVNAAVDPAWPEVFEMNNCSFLNRGPVVSKYTGSGGKHSTNDASAETMGFLKKILDESNIPWQVGELGKTDVGGGGTIASEISMHNLDTVDMGVPVLSMHAPMEITSKADVLMLYKAIFAFYNSKNIKP; from the coding sequence ATGGATGATGAAAAAAGCCCGGGCCAGGAGCTTGAAGAGAAATTGTTGGTCAAACCGAAGACCCTCGGCGAGATAGATAATTCACTTTTGGCAGAGGCCCAAAAATTCTGCGAAGGATACAAAGAATTCCTGAACAATAAGACCGAGCGCGAAGTTGTAGATTACACATTACCTATTCTTAAGAAAAAAGGGTACAAGGAATATGAACTAGGTAAAAAATATGCAACTGGAGACAAATTCTACGTCAATAACCGTGGAAAGAATCTGATAATGGTCACAGTAGGTAAAAAACCAGTATCTGACGGTCTAAGAATAGGTGTAGCCCATATTGACAGTCCTAGACTTGACTTCAAACCTAATCCACTCTATGAAGAAAGCAGCATGGCGTACTTCAAAACACATTACTATGGTGGGATCAAAAAATACCAATGGACCGCCATACCTCTTTCCTTACATGGTGTTGTAACACTCAACAACGGTAAGACCGTAAAGGTCACCATAGGTGAAGATGAAAATGACCCTATACTGTGCATTACGGACCTATTGCCTCACTTGGCTAGAGACCAAATGCTGAAACCAGCGACAAAAATCATTGATGCGGAACAGCTGAACATACTCATTGGATGTTGGCCATATAACGATGAAAAAGTATCATCAAAAGTAAAATTGAACATAATGAACATCCTTTCGGAGAAATACGGTATTGTAGAAAGGGATTTCCTTTCCGCAGAACTTTGTGCCGTTCCCGCATTCAAACCTTGCGACATCGGACTCGACAGATCGATGGTGGGGGGATATGGACAGGATGACAGCGTGTGCGCATACGCAGAACTCATGGCTGAACTCGATACTAAAAAACCTGAGTTCACAACGGTGACTGTATTCATTGACAAAGAAGAGACGGGATCCGACGGTGTAACAGGAATGAGGTCATTCATGTTCAGAGATTTCATTGAGGACTTCGTATCTGCATATGGTATGCAGGTCCGTCATGTATTGAAAAGGTCCATGTGCCTATCATGTGATGTCAATGCCGCCGTAGACCCCGCGTGGCCGGAAGTATTTGAGATGAATAATTGTTCATTCCTGAATCGTGGACCTGTCGTGTCCAAATACACTGGAAGCGGAGGGAAACATTCAACAAATGATGCTTCCGCAGAAACAATGGGTTTCCTTAAGAAGATACTCGATGAATCCAATATCCCCTGGCAAGTAGGAGAGCTTGGAAAGACCGATGTCGGAGGAGGAGGCACAATCGCCTCAGAGATCTCCATGCATAATCTGGACACGGTGGACATGGGCGTCCCCGTACTATCCATGCATGCACCGATGGAAATAACATCCAAAGCGGACGTGCTAATGCTGTACAAGGCGATATTCGCATTCTATAACAGCAAGAACATTAAACCTTGA
- a CDS encoding ubiquinone/menaquinone biosynthesis methyltransferase: protein MMNEEVKSNGTQFEGKEEYVKDVFTEIADYYDEMNDIMTMGMVTGWHKFMLKKVEPLEGKRCVDIGTGTGEIAFMVAERTGAEGNVIGVDITPRMLELAEIKMKDKSLPKQVVFEVGDALDLKYDDNSFDIVTSGYMLRNVCDVQKAIDEMYRVLAPGGKVIVADLAKPDNRVIRYFYEFYIKHRVTRIARRYDRGKSIDGKQPAYDWLTSSVEGFPHGNVMVEKFKKAGFKNARYYSKNFSAVNIYYGEK, encoded by the coding sequence CTGATGAACGAAGAAGTAAAGTCAAATGGAACGCAATTCGAGGGGAAGGAGGAGTACGTAAAAGATGTATTCACGGAGATCGCGGACTACTATGACGAAATGAATGACATCATGACCATGGGAATGGTCACTGGATGGCATAAGTTCATGTTAAAAAAGGTCGAGCCATTAGAAGGTAAGAGATGCGTCGACATCGGTACTGGAACCGGCGAGATCGCGTTCATGGTCGCTGAGAGAACCGGTGCTGAAGGCAATGTGATCGGAGTAGATATCACGCCGAGGATGCTGGAGCTGGCAGAGATCAAAATGAAGGATAAGAGCCTTCCCAAGCAGGTCGTTTTTGAAGTTGGCGATGCATTGGATCTCAAATATGACGATAATTCTTTTGATATTGTCACATCAGGATATATGTTAAGGAATGTCTGCGATGTCCAAAAGGCAATCGATGAGATGTATAGGGTGCTTGCTCCAGGCGGAAAAGTCATTGTTGCCGATCTGGCAAAACCCGATAATAGGGTCATACGTTATTTTTATGAGTTTTATATCAAACACAGGGTCACTAGAATTGCTCGCAGATATGATAGGGGAAAGAGCATTGACGGAAAGCAACCTGCCTATGATTGGTTAACTTCTTCAGTCGAAGGATTTCCTCATGGAAATGTCATGGTAGAGAAATTCAAAAAGGCAGGATTTAAAAATGCTAGATATTATAGTAAGAATTTCAGCGCCGTGAATATTTACTATGGAGAGAAATAA
- the menA gene encoding 1,4-dihydroxy-2-naphthoate octaprenyltransferase, with protein MEDIKPVRAGWYNAFRPWTLHGAVIPILIGGAVAWKDGSFCWWIFVLILVGGCLLQSAANLLNTYGDYVKGTDTEENHTRSPELVSGIMRPKQILLMGLVCLGITALLGLVFIWYAGWQILLIGILGIGGAALYTIGVSYKYHSMGLFGVFILMGLLMPVGTYLVLTGGYSWEVIIMSLPNAFMITAVLSGNETRDYYEDKKSKVGTLSGRLSYQNSMRLYIFLNMISFPILALIILTGVVPWGCALAFITLYDLYLLFLNSKKAPQNEKNSRLLVPMSFKLNWHFGLLLVIGYLLEYIAITGTI; from the coding sequence ATGGAAGACATCAAGCCTGTGAGGGCAGGATGGTACAATGCATTCAGGCCATGGACGCTTCACGGGGCAGTAATACCCATACTCATTGGAGGGGCAGTAGCTTGGAAGGACGGTTCGTTCTGCTGGTGGATATTCGTTCTCATACTGGTAGGGGGTTGTCTTTTGCAATCTGCAGCGAACCTGTTGAACACATATGGGGATTATGTGAAAGGCACGGATACTGAAGAGAATCATACCAGGTCCCCAGAACTTGTTTCAGGGATCATGAGACCGAAGCAGATATTACTCATGGGGCTCGTCTGTTTGGGTATCACTGCTTTACTGGGTCTTGTGTTCATATGGTATGCGGGCTGGCAGATCCTATTGATTGGGATCCTCGGTATCGGGGGGGCCGCTCTATATACGATAGGTGTTTCGTATAAATATCATTCAATGGGGCTTTTTGGTGTTTTCATACTCATGGGTCTGTTAATGCCAGTGGGTACGTATCTGGTACTTACAGGTGGATACTCATGGGAAGTTATTATAATGTCATTACCGAACGCCTTCATGATAACCGCGGTTCTAAGTGGTAATGAGACCAGAGATTACTATGAGGATAAGAAGTCCAAAGTGGGAACATTATCTGGACGTTTATCTTATCAAAACAGTATGCGTCTGTACATTTTTTTAAACATGATATCTTTCCCGATACTTGCGTTGATAATTCTAACAGGGGTTGTTCCTTGGGGATGTGCTTTGGCATTCATAACCCTATATGATCTCTATTTGCTTTTCTTAAATAGTAAAAAGGCCCCTCAGAATGAAAAAAATAGCAGGCTTCTTGTGCCGATGTCATTCAAATTGAATTGGCATTTTGGATTATTATTGGTCATAGGATATTTATTAGAATATATTGCAATCACGGGGACGATCTGA